CCTGAAACAGCCGGCCAGGCTTCTTTTTCCGGTTCGGCTTTTTCAGGTTCCGCAGTTTCCGGTTTTTTAAAACCATAATCGGGAAGAAAGGCAGTTTTCTCCTGGAGTTTAGACAGGTTGTCATGGAATACTGTTTCTTTTGGGGGCAGTTCCTCCCGGCCGGATGTCTTTCCCATAGACCATTCCAGTCCGTCCGGATGCGTAGACGCAAACCATGATAAAATACCGCCTGTAATTAGCGCCAGAACACTTATACTTACAAGAACAGTTTTAATATTTAAAAATGTTCTATCTGATTTATTATCAGCGTAAAATAAATCGGGCTGAATATTTTTTACATAAATAACTATAGTGCCGGTTACAATTCCCTCTACAACCGCGATGAGCAAATGAATGGGAAGCATCATGCCGGTAAAAGTCAAAAATGGCAATTCGGTTATGCCTGAAAAAACGGTTTCAAGAACAACACTGAACGCTCCCAGTTCCAGCCCGAGGATGACCCCTAAAATTGAACTAATCATTATCTTCTTATTATTGCTGCTATCGCCAGCTAACAGTTTATAAATCACAGGGTATGCGACAAAACAGGGGTAAATACCCATATTCCAGATATTACACCCCAATGCGAGCAGTCCCCCGTCGGCAAAAAATAATGCCTGGATGAATAGTACTGAGGCAATGGTTATAAATGCCGCCCATGGCCCAAGAATGATTGCAAGTAAAAATCCGCCTCCGATATGTCCGCTTGAACCTGTCGCGGGGATAGTAAAATTGATCATTTGTCCGGCGAATATGAAAGCTCCCATCACTCCCATTAATGGGATTATTTTATCATTAAATTCATTTTTTAATTTGTTGGCGCAGTAACTAATAACCGCGATTGTTCCCATCCAGAAACTTATGCCGACTGTTGGTGATAATAAAGCGTCTGCCATGTGCATGGTATTTTCTCCTTGTTTAAGCCGTTTAAACAGTTTAAACCGTTTGAACGGCTTGAACCATTAGTATCTTAATGTTATTCCTGCAAGTATTGAA
The bacterium DNA segment above includes these coding regions:
- a CDS encoding energy-coupling factor ABC transporter permease — encoded protein: MHMADALLSPTVGISFWMGTIAVISYCANKLKNEFNDKIIPLMGVMGAFIFAGQMINFTIPATGSSGHIGGGFLLAIILGPWAAFITIASVLFIQALFFADGGLLALGCNIWNMGIYPCFVAYPVIYKLLAGDSSNNKKIMISSILGVILGLELGAFSVVLETVFSGITELPFLTFTGMMLPIHLLIAVVEGIVTGTIVIYVKNIQPDLFYADNKSDRTFLNIKTVLVSISVLALITGGILSWFASTHPDGLEWSMGKTSGREELPPKETVFHDNLSKLQEKTAFLPDYGFKKPETAEPEKAEPEKEAWPAVSGGTSVSGIIGGIFTLGITVLIGFVIKFFRKKETKV